GGGCCCCGCCGGCCTCGTCCGCTCCCCCGCGCTCCGCCCCGCCCAGGTGGCCCTGGCCGGCACCCGCGCGCTGGACCCGGCCGAGGCCGACCACATCCGGCGGGCCGGCATCGGCGGCCTGGACACGATCGGCGCGGACGCCGTCGTCTACGTGCACGTGGACCTCGACGTCCTGGACGGCATCACCTCGGTCGGCTACCCGGAGCCGGGCGGCCTGTCCGCTCGCGAACTCACCGAGGCCGTCGCGGGGCTCGCCGCCCGGCACGAGATCGCCGGGCTGGGCATCACCGAGTACGCGCCCGCCGACCCCCGCGACGAGGAGCTGCTGCGGGAGCTGGTCCCCGAACTGGTCCGCCTGTGCACCGCCTGACCTGATGCCAACACTTGTTTGCCAACAACCGTTGACAGTGATGTCGCAGCGGTGATTAAGTGGTGCCAACAAGCGTTGACTGGAAGGGAAGGCGACATGGCCGAGGTGATCATCGTCGGAGCGGGCCCCACCGGGCTGCTGCTCGCGGGCGACCTGGCGGAGTCGGGCATCGAGGTCACGGTCCTGGAGCGCCGTGACGGCAAGGTCTCCAACCTCTCCCGCGCGTTCGGCGTGCACGCCCGCACCCTGGAGCAGCTCGACGCGCGCGGGCTGGCCGACCGGCTCGTGCCCATGGGTGCCGTGCTGAGCAAGGTACGGCTGTTCGAGCGGGTGGAGGTGGACCTGGGCGCACTGCCCGGCCGCTACCCGTACTTGCTGATCACCCCGCAGTACAACGTGGAGAACCTGCTGCTGGAGCGGGCGCTGAAGGCGGGCGTCGAGATCGTGTACGACGCCGAGGTGCTCGGCCTGACCCAGGACGCCACCGGCGTCACCGTCACCACCGCGGCGGGCGAGCACCGCGCCGCCTACGCCGTGGGCGCCGACGGCTTCCACAGCGCGGTGCGGCAGGCCCTCGGCCAGCCCTTCCCCGGCAAGTCGGTGCTGAAGTCCATCATGCTCGCGGACGTGAAGGTGGCCGAGCCGCCGGCCGAGATGCTGACCGTCAACGGGGTCGGCGACGCCTTCGCCTTCATCGCCCCGTTCGGCGACGGCTACTACCGGGTCTTCGCCTGGGACCGCCGGCACGTCGTGCCCGACGACGCGCCGCTCGACATGGACGAGGTGCGCGAGGTCACCAGGCGCGCCCTGGGCACCGACTTCGGCATGCACGACGCCCGCTGGCTGTCGCGCTTCCACAGCGACGAGCGGCAGGCGCCCGACTACCGGATCGGCCGGGTCTTCCTGGCCGGAGACGCCGCCCACGTGCACTCCCCCGCCGGCGGCCAGGGCATGAACACCGGGCTGCAGGACGCGGCCAACCTGAGCTGGAAGCTCGCCGCGGTGCTGCGCGGCGCGCCCGAGGCGCTGCTCGACACCTACCAGGCCGAGCGCCACCCCGTCGGCCGCTCGGTGCTGCGCAGCAGCGGTGCCATCATCCGGGCGGCCATGATCGAATCGGCCGCCGGGCAGGCCATCCGCGGCTTCGCCGCCCGCCGGGCGCTGGCCATCCCGAAGGTGCGCGAGAAGATCACCGGGCAGCTCAGCGGCATCGGCTACCACTACCCGGCGCCGCACGGCGCGCACGAGCTGGTCGGCACCCGCGCCGGCGACGTCCCGCTCGCCGGCGGCGGCCGCCTGTACGAGGCGCTGCGCGACCGCCGCCTCGTCCTCATCGGCGCGGCCGACGTCACCGGCTGGCACGACCGGGTCCGCGTCGAGCCGCCCGCCACGCCCGGCGGCCCCCTGGTGCTCGTCCGCCCCGACGGGTACGTGGGCTGGGCCGGCACCGACACCGACGAGCTGCACCGGGCCCTGACCGAGCTCGCCGGACCGCCCGCGATCGGCTGACCCGGCCCGCGCCAATCGGACGACTCCGGAGAAACAGGTGGGAACCCACCGAGTGCGTACGACGTCCAACCAGAGCTAGCGTTCGCGCCGGCACCGCCACAGACAAGGCGATGCCGGCGCCGTAGTCCGACGTGCTCACCTCCGACAACGACGCCAGTCAGCCGCCCTCCACGCCGCCACGGCGGGCACCGCCATGCGCCGGGAGGGCTCCTGTCCCCGATCCACTCCCACCGAACCGTGGAGGACCAGGTGACGCCCATGAGTTCCGGCCAACCGTACGAGGAACGTGCCCGCCGCAGGCGGATCCCCCGGCAACTGCTCAAGATCGCCACCATCGCGATCGTCACCGCCGGCGGCCTCGGAGTGACCGTGGCGGCCTCGGCGGCCACCCCGACACCCACCGAGACCCCGACCGAGACCCCGACCGAGACCCCGACCGCGACACCCACCCAGACGCCCACGGAGACGCCGACGGCGTCGCCCGCGCCGGTCGAGCTGCCGCCGCTCAACCCATGGGGGTTCATCGGCACGATGCACGGCGAGTTCGCGGTGGCCACCAAGGACGGCTGCGGCACCATCACGCTGCTCACCCAGACCGGTCAGGTGACCGCCCTGGCCGACGACTCCCTCACGGTACGCAGCCAGGACGGGTTCGAGCAGACGTACACGATCGACGAGTCCACCCGCCAGCCCCGCGTGCGGGTCCGCGACGGCGAGGAGCGCACGATCGCGCAGGACTCCTGGGTGTCGGTGACGGCCACCACGGACGGGCAGACGGCCAGGGCCGCCTACATCCTCGACCTGTCGCAGCCCATCAAGCTGCTCCCGCAGGACAAGAGCAGCTGGCGGCGGGCCAAGCAGTGGTGGGGGATCGTGCCGAACTGGCAGACGCCGACGCCGTGCCCCACCCCGACGCAGACCCTCACGCCGGAGCCGACGGACACCGCCACGGCCGCCCCCACCGACACCCCCACTCAGCCCCCTGCTGAGCCGCCCACGGAGACCCCCACCGAGCCGCCCACGGAGACCCCCACCGACCTGCCGCCCTCCGGGACGCCGACCGCGATCCTCACGCCGACGCCGACCTCCTGAGCGCGTGGGTCCCGGGCGGGCACCCTCGCCCGCACCCCCCACGCCCGCGCCCGAGGCCGGTCAGAGCGCGCGCAGCTCGGCGATGGCCTCCTCCAGCGTGGGGCGCAGCTCCAGGACCCGGTCCAGCCCGCGCTGCCGGAAGAGCGCCCGCATCAGATCACCGGTCTCGCACACCAGCGCCCGGCCGCCCGCCGCCCGCGCGTGGTGGTGCATCGCCAGCAACACGGTCAGCCCGTAGGAGTCGGCCGAGGTCAGCGCGCCGAGGTCGATCGCCACCCGTGGCAGCGCCCTGGCCAGCGCGGCCTGAAGCAGGGGGCAGGTGTCCATGTCGAGCTCGCCGCTGACGGTGACCACGGTGACGTGCGAGTCGAGCTCGGCCTCGGTGATCCGCAGGCGTCGCGTCATGGGCCGCCTCGCCGGAGTGCCTCCGTCAACCAGGTGATCATCGAGACGACTCTATCCGGATCCCGGCCCGTCCCTGGCCACGGTTGGCGTACATGCTGCCGTTTCTTGACACCGGCGGGCACCGCTCGCGGCGCCCGCGCGCCGTCAGGGAGCCGTCAGGGCCGCGTCCAAGCCGGCGCCGTGCCGCTCCAGCCACGCCTCACGCCGCTTGATCCGGTCGCCGACGCCGTCCGCCCACATGCGCGCCCAGCCCCCGCCCAGCTCCTCGGCGTTCTGCCGCATCAGGAACCACGACCGCCGCGTCCGCATGACGGCCACCTCGACCACCCGCGACCGGTCGGTCTCCGACATCCCGTACGCGTCGGCCAGGATCCGGCACCGGCGCGGCACGTCCACTCCTTGCAGCAGCGGCTCGGCGTCCGCCGGGTCGCCGAGCGGCGCCCAGTACAACATCGCGTTGACCAGCTCGTCCGCCCTGGTGACGGGCTTGGCGATGTCGAAGTCGATCAGCGCCGCCGCCTGCCCGTCGCGGAAGACGAGGTTGTCGGGCGTGTAGTCCATGTGCCCCACCAGCTCCACCGGGTACGGCGGCGGGGGCGGCGTGCCCGGCGGCTCGTCCAGGCCGAGACCGGGCCGTACCCCGTCCGGCACGACGAAGCCCGCGACCGCCTCGTGGTAGGCACGCACGAGCCGGCCCACCGAGGCCAGCCGCTCCTCGTCGGCCAGCCACGGCGGTCGCGGCCGGCCGGCCACCTCACCGGGCACGAACGTCAGCACCTCCCGCCCGGCCGCGTCCACGCCGAGGAAGCGTGGAGCCCCCTCGAACCCGGTCTCCTCCAGGTGCCGCAGCAGCGCGTGCACGAGGGGCGCGTTCGGGCCGATCGGGCGGCGGACGGTGTCGCCGACGCGCACGACCCCCTCGGTGACGTCCCCGCCGGGCAGCGGGATCTCGGGATGCGACTCGGGCGGCTCGGCGTACGTGATCGCGTTCATCTCACCTCAGAAGGGCGTCGGGGAGCCTCCATGATCGCAGATGACGGGGGTGAGCAGCGGGCGCTTGGCCGTGCGCCCGTCACCGGAGGAGCGCCCGCGCAGGCGCCGGGCGATCCACGGCCCCGCGAACGTCGCCACCCACCGCGCCTCGATCGCCGCCGCCCGCCAGGCCCCCGGCGGGGACAGCGGCGGCAGCGGTGCCATCCACGTGTCGTCACTGCCCGGCAGCTCCAGCGCGTGCGCGACCGCGGCGGCGAACCTGGCGTGCCCCAGCGGGCTGGCGTGCAGCCGGTCGCTGCTCCACATGCGCGCGTCGGTGACGTACGCCAGCGGGTAGGTGTCCACCAGCGTCACCCCGTGCCGGGCGGCGGCCTCGCGGATGCGCTCGTTGACGTCCAGCACGCGCGGCACCAGCGGCCTGGCCAGCGGCGCGATCCTGCCGATGTCGGGGAACGTCACCGTCACCACGTGCGCGCCCGCCCCCACCAGGGCGGCGAACATGTCCTCCAGCACCCCGGCCACCCGGGCGGCGTCGAAGCCCGGACGGATCACGTCGTTCATGCCCGCCATGACCGTCGCCAGGTCGGGCCGCAGCTCCAGCGCCACCGGGAGCTGCTCGTCGCGGATCTGCTCCGCCGTGCGGCCGCGCACGGCGAGGTTGGCGAACAGCAACCCCTGCTCGGCCCTGGCCAGGTGCTCGGCGAGCCGGTCGGCCCAGCCGCGGTACCCCAGCACGTCGTCGCCGTCGCCGAGCCCCTCGGTCTGGCTGTCGCCGAGTGCGACGTAGCGCGTGTACGGCATCACACCCTCCTCCCCGCGCGTTCCTCCAACGTCCGCGCGGTCTGCCGGCACCAGTCACGCATCTCCCGCTCCAACCGGCAACCGGCCAGGCAGGACAGGTACGGCCCGACCCGCTCGCTCACGCGCAGGAACTCCTCCTCCTCCAGCTCGCCGCGCAGCCGCCGCAGGGTCTGCTCGAAGAAGGCCAGCTTGGCGGCGGCCTCCTCGGCGCGCTCCCGTAGCTGCGCGACCAGCGGGGCCGGATCGACGAGGTCCGCGGCGTGCACCTTGACGGCCAGGTCGTCGCGCAGGAGCAGGGGCTTGGCCGGGGTGGCGGCGAAGGCGGCCAGCTCGTCCAGCCCGGCCTGGGTGACCTTGAAGACGCGCTTGTTCGGCCGGCCCCGCTGGACGACCTCCCGGCCCGCCACCAGGCCGTCGGCCTCCA
The nucleotide sequence above comes from Nonomuraea gerenzanensis. Encoded proteins:
- a CDS encoding phosphotransferase — encoded protein: MNAITYAEPPESHPEIPLPGGDVTEGVVRVGDTVRRPIGPNAPLVHALLRHLEETGFEGAPRFLGVDAAGREVLTFVPGEVAGRPRPPWLADEERLASVGRLVRAYHEAVAGFVVPDGVRPGLGLDEPPGTPPPPPYPVELVGHMDYTPDNLVFRDGQAAALIDFDIAKPVTRADELVNAMLYWAPLGDPADAEPLLQGVDVPRRCRILADAYGMSETDRSRVVEVAVMRTRRSWFLMRQNAEELGGGWARMWADGVGDRIKRREAWLERHGAGLDAALTAP
- a CDS encoding SGNH/GDSL hydrolase family protein → MPYTRYVALGDSQTEGLGDGDDVLGYRGWADRLAEHLARAEQGLLFANLAVRGRTAEQIRDEQLPVALELRPDLATVMAGMNDVIRPGFDAARVAGVLEDMFAALVGAGAHVVTVTFPDIGRIAPLARPLVPRVLDVNERIREAAARHGVTLVDTYPLAYVTDARMWSSDRLHASPLGHARFAAAVAHALELPGSDDTWMAPLPPLSPPGAWRAAAIEARWVATFAGPWIARRLRGRSSGDGRTAKRPLLTPVICDHGGSPTPF
- a CDS encoding PadR family transcriptional regulator, encoding MASTMALRHAVLAALLDGEYSGYQLTKIFDVGVSNFWYAAPQQLYAELTKLEADGLVAGREVVQRGRPNKRVFKVTQAGLDELAAFAATPAKPLLLRDDLAVKVHAADLVDPAPLVAQLRERAEEAAAKLAFFEQTLRRLRGELEEEEFLRVSERVGPYLSCLAGCRLEREMRDWCRQTARTLEERAGRRV
- a CDS encoding arginase family protein, with product MLTVVEVPQWQGSLSPTAPRLVEGAARLAAMVPGADAHVRVETGATLAETAGRVRQALPRDGFAVTVGGDCGVELEPVTAALRRHGDRLHVAWFDAHGDLNTPGSSPSGAFHGMILRTLQGEGPAGLVRSPALRPAQVALAGTRALDPAEADHIRRAGIGGLDTIGADAVVYVHVDLDVLDGITSVGYPEPGGLSARELTEAVAGLAARHEIAGLGITEYAPADPRDEELLRELVPELVRLCTA
- a CDS encoding FAD-dependent monooxygenase — its product is MAEVIIVGAGPTGLLLAGDLAESGIEVTVLERRDGKVSNLSRAFGVHARTLEQLDARGLADRLVPMGAVLSKVRLFERVEVDLGALPGRYPYLLITPQYNVENLLLERALKAGVEIVYDAEVLGLTQDATGVTVTTAAGEHRAAYAVGADGFHSAVRQALGQPFPGKSVLKSIMLADVKVAEPPAEMLTVNGVGDAFAFIAPFGDGYYRVFAWDRRHVVPDDAPLDMDEVREVTRRALGTDFGMHDARWLSRFHSDERQAPDYRIGRVFLAGDAAHVHSPAGGQGMNTGLQDAANLSWKLAAVLRGAPEALLDTYQAERHPVGRSVLRSSGAIIRAAMIESAAGQAIRGFAARRALAIPKVREKITGQLSGIGYHYPAPHGAHELVGTRAGDVPLAGGGRLYEALRDRRLVLIGAADVTGWHDRVRVEPPATPGGPLVLVRPDGYVGWAGTDTDELHRALTELAGPPAIG
- a CDS encoding STAS domain-containing protein; amino-acid sequence: MTRRLRITEAELDSHVTVVTVSGELDMDTCPLLQAALARALPRVAIDLGALTSADSYGLTVLLAMHHHARAAGGRALVCETGDLMRALFRQRGLDRVLELRPTLEEAIAELRAL